A genome region from Candidatus Beckwithbacteria bacterium includes the following:
- a CDS encoding NTP transferase domain-containing protein, which yields MSNLTALILAAGAGKRIKPIVTGKPFLPFCGQTLLSWIINDLKSIGIKQFIVVVNPQDKEKVKKHPLAIQEKPTGMAGAVLAARRLLAGPTIIVNGDDLIDPKIWQAFKAAIIKTPDQICLTGIKSDLTGGYFDLQGENLQVVEKPTEAERPSNWLKLVLDYFPNIQDFITVLDKVQSDKDGLYEKALNQLLEIKPAQLVKADGYFQPLKFPWQILDMTQIFLINRLKPGIDKTASIHPTAVIEGPVQIEAGAKIMPYAVIKGPAFLGKNVLIGDHVLVRQSLIESNSIVGFKSEICRSYVGPNNNFHSNYVGDSVIEADSNLGSGATLANLRFDKKEIIPGRIKFGCVMARASQLGVNTSVMPGITLGAKAIANSGLVIKENLAANEFKKN from the coding sequence ATGTCAAATTTAACCGCCCTTATTTTAGCCGCCGGTGCCGGTAAACGGATTAAACCGATTGTTACCGGTAAGCCCTTTTTGCCTTTTTGTGGCCAGACTTTGCTTAGTTGGATAATCAATGACCTTAAAAGCATCGGCATTAAGCAATTTATCGTGGTAGTTAATCCTCAGGATAAAGAAAAAGTAAAAAAACACCCCTTGGCCATTCAGGAAAAACCGACGGGAATGGCCGGAGCGGTTTTAGCTGCAAGGAGACTCCTCGCAGGACCGACAATAATTGTTAATGGGGATGATTTGATCGACCCTAAAATCTGGCAGGCTTTTAAAGCGGCGATTATCAAAACCCCCGACCAAATTTGTCTCACTGGAATCAAAAGTGATTTAACCGGGGGTTATTTTGACCTACAGGGAGAGAACCTGCAGGTGGTAGAAAAGCCGACAGAGGCAGAGCGGCCGAGTAATTGGTTAAAACTGGTTTTGGATTATTTTCCCAACATTCAAGATTTTATTACAGTTTTAGATAAAGTTCAGTCAGACAAAGATGGTCTTTATGAAAAAGCCTTAAACCAATTACTTGAAATCAAACCAGCCCAATTAGTCAAAGCCGACGGTTATTTCCAGCCTTTAAAATTTCCCTGGCAGATTTTAGACATGACCCAAATTTTTTTAATTAATCGGCTTAAGCCAGGGATTGATAAAACTGCTTCAATCCATCCGACCGCCGTGATTGAAGGCCCGGTCCAAATCGAAGCCGGTGCCAAAATTATGCCTTATGCAGTGATTAAAGGGCCGGCTTTTTTGGGTAAAAATGTGCTTATCGGCGACCACGTTTTAGTCCGTCAATCTCTGATTGAGTCTAATTCAATTGTCGGTTTTAAGAGTGAAATCTGCCGCAGCTATGTCGGTCCTAATAATAATTTTCATTCTAACTATGTCGGCGATTCGGTGATTGAAGCCGATTCCAACCTAGGCTCTGGCGCCACTTTGGCCAACCTTCGCTTTGACAAGAAAGAGATTATTCCCGGCCGGATTAAATTTGGTTGCGTTATGGCCCGGGCCAGCCAATTAGGGGTGAATACTTCCGTTATGCCCGGCATTACTTTGGGAGCTAAAGCGATTGCTAACAGCGGCTTGGTGATTAAGGAAAATTTAGCAGCTAATGAATTTAAGAAAAATTAA
- a CDS encoding UDP-N-acetylmuramoyl-L-alanyl-D-glutamate--2,6-diaminopimelate ligase: MSFQKLRQLIPQRLINLLWHLPQAILANLIYGFPGKKLTVIGVTGTSGKTSVSHLLYHILKQNGFKVDLLSTISVPGLHVTNPEPFILQKLLKKSLDQGCTHVVLEVTSHGLDQYRNWGIKFKYGLITNITHEHLDYHKTFANYQQAKLKLLKMAETPIKFQDSANFVKANENAASAIAEKIGLSRSAIARSITTFPGVPGRMEFVQKKPFGVVIDFAHKPDALEKALIALRLTTKNRLIAVFGCAGLRDRLKRPMMGEISGRLADITVLTAEDPRTEDVNEIINQIKSGWDKAKKPPNRQLCLEPDRQAAINLAIKLAQPGDSVALFGKAHEKSMCFGTIETAWSEYRAVRQALCQI, translated from the coding sequence ATGTCTTTCCAAAAATTAAGACAACTGATTCCTCAAAGACTAATCAATCTTCTCTGGCATTTACCCCAAGCCATTTTGGCCAACCTGATTTACGGCTTTCCCGGTAAAAAACTAACGGTGATCGGAGTGACCGGTACCTCCGGTAAAACCTCGGTCAGCCACTTGCTTTACCACATCCTGAAGCAAAACGGTTTTAAGGTGGATTTATTATCTACGATTTCAGTCCCTGGTCTACACGTCACCAATCCTGAGCCGTTTATCCTGCAAAAATTATTAAAAAAAAGCCTGGATCAAGGCTGCACCCATGTAGTTTTAGAGGTAACTTCCCATGGTTTAGACCAATACCGGAATTGGGGAATTAAGTTTAAGTATGGCCTGATCACCAACATTACCCATGAGCATTTGGATTATCATAAAACTTTTGCCAATTACCAACAGGCTAAGCTGAAGTTATTAAAAATGGCCGAGACTCCGATAAAATTCCAAGATTCCGCTAATTTTGTCAAGGCTAATGAAAATGCTGCCTCAGCCATTGCTGAAAAAATAGGTTTAAGCCGTTCGGCTATTGCTCGTTCCATTACCACTTTTCCCGGTGTTCCCGGCCGGATGGAATTTGTTCAGAAAAAACCTTTTGGAGTAGTAATCGACTTTGCCCACAAACCTGACGCTCTGGAAAAAGCCTTAATCGCCCTCCGTTTGACAACGAAAAACCGCCTCATTGCTGTTTTTGGCTGTGCCGGTCTAAGGGATAGATTAAAACGGCCGATGATGGGAGAAATCTCCGGACGCCTGGCGGATATTACGGTTTTAACTGCCGAAGACCCACGCACAGAAGACGTAAACGAGATTATCAACCAAATTAAAAGCGGTTGGGACAAAGCCAAAAAACCTCCGAACCGCCAACTTTGTCTTGAACCCGACCGTCAAGCTGCCATTAATCTGGCAATTAAACTGGCTCAACCAGGCGATTCCGTCGCTCTTTTTGGTAAAGCCCACGAAAAATCAATGTGTTTTGGTACAATAGAAACTGCCTGGTCAGAATACCGGGCAGTTAGGCAGGCTTTATGTCAAATTTAA